The following are from one region of the Streptomyces fradiae genome:
- the lysA gene encoding diaminopimelate decarboxylase: MSRSAHPAGPRHADVLPEGHYSAPPADLNRLDPKVWSRTVERDEQGQLTVGGLSVTRLREEFGTPAYFLDEDDFRARCRAWADAFGKDADVFYAGKAFLSRAVVRWLKEEGLNLDVCSGGELSTALSAGMPAERIAFHGNNKSTDEIHRAVEAGVGRIVLDSFQEIVRVAHIAQSLGKRQRVQIRVTVGVEAHTHEFIATAHEDQKFGIALAGGQAAEAVRRALTLDGLELIGIHSHIGSQIFDMAGFEVSARRVVQLLAEVRDEHGVELPEIDLGGGLGIAYTSDDDPREPHHIAKALTEIVSRECEAAGLRTPRISVEPGRAIVGPTAFTLYEVGTVKPLEGLRTYVSVDGGMSDNIRTALYDAEYSVALVSRTSDAEPMLTRVVGKHCESGDIVVRDAFLPADLAPGDLIAVPATGAYCRSMASNYNHALRPPVVAVQDGEARVIVRRETEEDLLRLDVG; the protein is encoded by the coding sequence ATGAGCCGTTCCGCCCACCCCGCCGGGCCCCGCCACGCCGACGTCCTCCCCGAGGGGCACTACTCCGCGCCCCCCGCCGACCTCAACCGGCTCGACCCCAAGGTCTGGTCCCGGACCGTCGAGCGGGACGAGCAGGGGCAGCTCACCGTCGGCGGGCTCTCCGTGACCCGGCTCCGCGAGGAGTTCGGCACCCCCGCCTACTTCCTCGACGAGGACGACTTCCGCGCCCGCTGCCGCGCCTGGGCCGACGCCTTCGGCAAGGACGCCGACGTGTTCTACGCGGGCAAGGCCTTCCTCTCCCGCGCCGTCGTGCGCTGGCTCAAGGAAGAGGGGCTCAACCTCGACGTCTGCTCCGGCGGCGAGCTCTCCACCGCCCTCTCCGCCGGCATGCCGGCCGAGCGCATCGCCTTCCACGGCAACAACAAGAGCACGGACGAGATCCACCGCGCGGTCGAGGCCGGCGTCGGGCGGATCGTGCTCGACTCCTTCCAGGAGATCGTGCGGGTCGCGCACATCGCGCAGTCCCTCGGCAAGCGGCAGCGCGTGCAGATCCGCGTCACCGTCGGCGTCGAGGCGCACACCCACGAGTTCATCGCCACCGCCCACGAGGACCAGAAGTTCGGCATCGCGCTCGCCGGCGGACAGGCCGCCGAGGCGGTGCGGCGGGCGCTGACCCTCGACGGTCTCGAACTCATCGGGATCCACTCCCACATCGGGTCCCAGATCTTCGACATGGCCGGCTTCGAGGTGTCCGCCCGGCGCGTCGTGCAGCTGCTCGCCGAGGTGCGCGACGAGCACGGCGTCGAGCTGCCCGAGATCGACCTCGGGGGCGGCCTGGGCATCGCGTACACCTCCGACGACGACCCGCGCGAGCCGCATCACATCGCCAAGGCGCTCACCGAGATCGTGAGCCGCGAGTGCGAGGCCGCCGGGCTGCGCACCCCGCGCATCTCCGTCGAGCCCGGGCGCGCCATCGTCGGGCCCACCGCCTTCACCCTGTACGAGGTGGGCACGGTCAAGCCGCTGGAGGGGCTGCGCACGTACGTCTCCGTCGACGGCGGCATGTCGGACAACATCCGCACCGCGCTGTACGACGCCGAGTACAGCGTCGCGCTGGTCTCCCGTACGAGTGACGCCGAACCGATGCTGACCCGTGTCGTGGGCAAGCACTGCGAGAGCGGCGACATCGTCGTGCGCGACGCCTTCCTGCCGGCCGACCTCGCGCCCGGCGACCTCATCGCCGTGCCCGCCACCGGCGCGTACTGCCGCTCCATGGCCAGCAACTACAACCACGCGCTGCGCCCGCCGGTCGTGGCCGTACAGGACGGGGAAGCACGCGTCATCGTGCGCCGCGAGACGGAGGAAGATCTCCTGCGTCTCGACGTCGGGTGA
- a CDS encoding homoserine dehydrogenase, giving the protein MMRTRPLKVALLGCGVVGSEVARIMTTHADDLAARIGAPVELAGVAVRRPDKVRGGVPAELITTDATALVKRGDIDVVIEVIGGIEPARSLITTAFEHGASVVSANKALLAQDGATLHSAAIENGQDLYYEAAVAGAIPLIRPLRESLAGDKINRVMGIVNGTTNFILDKMDTSGAGYSEALDEATALGYAEADPTADVEGFDAAAKAAILAGIAFHTRVRLDDVYREGMTEVTAADFASAKQMGCTIKLLAICERAADGESVTARVHPAMIPLSHPLASVREAYNAVFVEAEAAGRLMFYGPGAGGSPTASAVLGDVVAVCRNRLNEATGPGESAYTQLPVSPMGDVVTRYHISLDVADKPGVLAQVATVFAEHGVSIDTVRQHGRQDGDGEASLVVVTHRAPDAALSGTVEALRKLDTVRGVASIMRVEGE; this is encoded by the coding sequence ATGATGCGTACGCGTCCGCTGAAGGTGGCGCTGCTGGGCTGTGGAGTGGTCGGCTCAGAGGTGGCGCGCATCATGACGACGCACGCCGACGACCTCGCCGCGCGCATCGGTGCGCCGGTCGAGCTCGCCGGCGTGGCCGTCCGCCGGCCCGACAAGGTGCGCGGCGGCGTCCCCGCCGAGCTCATCACCACCGACGCGACCGCCCTCGTGAAACGCGGGGACATCGACGTCGTCATCGAGGTCATCGGCGGCATCGAGCCGGCCCGCTCCCTCATCACCACCGCCTTCGAGCACGGCGCCTCCGTGGTCTCCGCCAACAAGGCGCTGCTCGCCCAGGACGGCGCGACCCTGCACTCCGCCGCCATCGAGAACGGCCAGGACCTCTACTACGAGGCCGCCGTCGCCGGCGCCATCCCGCTGATCCGGCCGCTGCGCGAGTCCCTCGCCGGCGACAAGATCAACCGGGTGATGGGCATCGTCAACGGCACGACCAACTTCATCCTCGACAAGATGGACACCTCCGGGGCGGGCTACTCCGAGGCCCTGGACGAGGCCACCGCGCTCGGGTACGCCGAGGCCGACCCGACCGCCGACGTCGAGGGCTTCGACGCCGCCGCCAAGGCCGCCATCCTGGCCGGAATCGCCTTCCACACGCGCGTGCGCCTCGACGACGTCTACCGCGAGGGCATGACCGAGGTCACCGCCGCCGACTTCGCCTCCGCCAAGCAGATGGGCTGCACCATCAAGCTGCTCGCGATCTGCGAGCGGGCCGCCGACGGCGAGTCCGTCACCGCGCGCGTGCACCCCGCGATGATCCCGCTCAGCCACCCGCTCGCCTCCGTCCGCGAGGCGTACAACGCGGTCTTCGTCGAGGCGGAGGCCGCCGGGCGGCTCATGTTCTACGGCCCGGGCGCCGGCGGCTCGCCGACCGCCTCGGCCGTCCTCGGCGACGTCGTCGCCGTCTGCCGCAACCGTCTCAACGAGGCGACGGGCCCCGGCGAGTCCGCGTACACCCAGCTGCCCGTGAGCCCCATGGGCGACGTGGTGACGCGGTACCACATCAGTCTCGACGTGGCCGACAAGCCGGGCGTGCTCGCCCAGGTCGCGACGGTCTTCGCCGAGCACGGCGTATCCATCGACACCGTGCGCCAGCACGGTCGCCAGGACGGCGACGGCGAGGCTTCGCTCGTCGTCGTCACCCACCGCGCGCCCGACGCCGCCCTCTCCGGGACCGTCGAGGCGCTGCGCAAGCTCGACACCGTGCGCGGTGTCGCCAGCATCATGCGTGTTGAAGGGGAGTAA
- the thrC gene encoding threonine synthase: MTTKGTHQWRGIIEEYRDRLPVTDTTPVVTLREGGTPLVPAQVLSERTGCEVHLKVEGANPTGSFKDRGMTMAISKAKEEGAQAVICASTGNTSASAAAYAVRAGMVSAVLVPQGKIALGKMGQALVHGAKILQVDGNFDDCLDLARALSDNYPVALVNSVNPVRIEGQKTAAFEIVDMLGDAPDIHVLPVGNAGNITAYWKGYREYAADGLATHRPRMWGFQASGSAPLVRGEVVKDPSTIATAIRIGNPASWDYAIAARDESGGFIDEVTDREILQAYRLLAAQEGVFVEPASAASVAGLLKAAAQGKVDPGQTIVCTVTGNGLKDPDWAVAGAPQPVTVPVDASAAAERLGLA; the protein is encoded by the coding sequence ATGACCACCAAGGGCACCCACCAGTGGCGCGGCATCATCGAGGAGTATCGGGACCGTCTTCCGGTCACGGACACGACGCCGGTCGTCACGCTCCGTGAGGGCGGCACGCCGCTCGTCCCCGCTCAGGTCCTCTCCGAGCGCACGGGCTGCGAGGTGCACCTCAAGGTCGAGGGCGCCAACCCCACCGGTTCCTTCAAGGACCGCGGCATGACCATGGCCATCTCGAAGGCCAAGGAGGAGGGCGCGCAGGCCGTGATCTGCGCGTCCACCGGCAACACCTCGGCCTCCGCCGCCGCGTACGCGGTGCGCGCCGGGATGGTCTCCGCGGTGCTCGTCCCGCAGGGCAAGATCGCGCTCGGCAAGATGGGCCAGGCCCTCGTGCACGGCGCGAAGATCCTCCAGGTCGACGGCAACTTCGACGACTGCCTGGACCTGGCCCGCGCGCTGTCCGACAACTACCCGGTCGCGCTGGTCAATTCCGTCAACCCGGTGCGTATCGAGGGCCAGAAGACCGCCGCCTTCGAGATCGTGGACATGCTCGGCGACGCCCCGGACATCCACGTCCTGCCCGTGGGCAACGCCGGCAACATCACGGCGTACTGGAAGGGCTACCGCGAGTACGCCGCCGACGGTCTCGCCACCCACCGCCCGCGCATGTGGGGCTTCCAGGCCTCCGGCTCCGCGCCCCTCGTGCGCGGGGAGGTCGTCAAGGACCCGTCGACGATCGCCACCGCGATCCGCATCGGCAACCCGGCCTCGTGGGACTACGCGATCGCCGCGCGCGACGAGTCGGGCGGCTTCATCGACGAGGTGACGGACCGTGAGATCCTGCAGGCCTACCGCCTGTTGGCCGCTCAGGAGGGCGTCTTCGTCGAGCCCGCCTCGGCCGCCTCGGTGGCCGGCCTCCTCAAGGCCGCCGCGCAGGGCAAGGTCGACCCGGGCCAGACCATCGTCTGTACGGTCACGGGCAACGGCCTCAAGGACCCCGACTGGGCCGTCGCCGGCGCCCCGCAGCCGGTGACCGTCCCGGTCGACGCCTCGGCCGCCGCCGAGCGCCTCGGCCTGGCCTGA
- the thrB gene encoding homoserine kinase, which yields MAGPAFRAAAVRVRVPASSANLGPGFDAFGLSLGLYDDVVVRVADSGLHVDIAGEGADTLPRDESHLLVRSMRTAFDLLGGQPRGLEVVCANRIPHGRGLGSSSAAICAGIVAARAVTIGGDARLDETALLELATEIEGHPDNVAACLLGGFTLAWTEAGAARAIRMEPSDSIVPVVFVPGKPVLTETARGLLPRTVPHVDAAANAGRAALLVEALTRRPELLLAATEDKLHQEYRAPAMPESLALVHRLRADGIPAVISGAGPTVLALAEHGTADKVALLAGEGWAANRLELDMPGASVLPLAP from the coding sequence ATGGCCGGTCCAGCGTTCCGCGCCGCCGCCGTACGGGTGCGCGTTCCCGCCAGCAGTGCCAATCTCGGCCCCGGATTCGACGCCTTCGGGCTGTCCCTCGGGCTGTACGACGACGTCGTCGTCCGGGTCGCCGACTCCGGGCTGCACGTCGACATCGCCGGCGAGGGTGCCGACACCCTGCCCCGCGACGAGAGCCACCTGCTCGTCCGCTCGATGCGCACGGCCTTCGACCTGCTCGGCGGGCAGCCGCGCGGCCTCGAGGTCGTCTGCGCCAACCGCATCCCGCACGGCCGCGGCCTCGGCTCCTCCTCCGCCGCCATCTGCGCCGGCATCGTCGCCGCCCGCGCCGTGACCATAGGCGGCGACGCCCGCCTCGACGAGACGGCACTGCTCGAACTCGCCACCGAGATCGAGGGGCACCCCGACAACGTCGCCGCCTGTCTGCTCGGCGGCTTCACGCTCGCCTGGACCGAGGCCGGTGCCGCGCGGGCGATCAGGATGGAACCCTCCGATTCCATCGTTCCGGTGGTTTTCGTCCCCGGGAAGCCGGTGCTCACCGAGACCGCCCGCGGTCTGCTCCCGCGCACCGTCCCGCACGTCGACGCCGCCGCCAACGCCGGCCGCGCCGCCCTCCTCGTCGAGGCCCTGACCCGCCGCCCCGAACTGCTGCTCGCGGCCACCGAGGACAAGCTGCACCAGGAGTACCGGGCCCCCGCGATGCCGGAGAGCCTGGCCCTGGTGCACCGGCTGCGGGCGGACGGGATCCCCGCGGTCATCTCCGGCGCGGGCCCCACGGTCCTCGCGCTGGCCGAACACGGGACGGCCGACAAGGTCGCCCTGCTTGCGGGCGAGGGCTGGGCCGCGAACCGGCTCGAGCTCGACATGCCCGGTGCGAGCGTGCTGCCGCTCGCGCCCTGA
- the rho gene encoding transcription termination factor Rho, with protein MSDTTDLMGVTADNSVDTTAPAAGAATGTTARRRRSGTGLEGMVLAELQQVASGLGIRGTARMRKSQLIEVIKEAQAGGSAAGSAAPAKSGDAAETKPKRRATSKARTGESAAETAAPKAEQAEQGESAQQQIEIPGQPAGEAPAGERRRRRATAPAGSPEGEAKAETAQAVKTEARAEARAEARTEARTETKAEPQAATDAKAEAAADGAEGRGRRDRGERGERGDRRDRRDRQRDRKGDDQQGGGQGGQRQRQGGQGQGGQQAGQGQGQQGGQAGPQDDDDFEGGRRGRRGRYRDRRGRRGRDDFATGEPQVSEDDVLIPVAGILDILDNYAFIRTSGYLPGPNDVYVSLAQVRKSGLRKGDHVTGAVRQPKEGERREKFNALVRLDSVNGMAPESGRGRPEFNKLTPLYPQDRLRLETDPGVLTTRIIDLVSPIGKGQRGLIVAPPKTGKTMIMQAIANAITHNNPECHLMVVLVDERPEEVTDMQRSVKGEVISSTFDRPAEDHTTVAELAIERAKRLVELGHDVVVLLDSITRLGRAYNLAAPASGRILSGGVDSTALYPPKRFFGAARNIEDGGSLTILATALVDTGSRMDEVIFEEFKGTGNMELKLDRKLADKRIFPAVDVDASGTRKEEILLGSEELSITWKLRRVLHALDQQQAIELLLDKLKQTKSNAEFLLQIQKTTPGGGND; from the coding sequence GTGAGCGACACCACCGATCTGATGGGCGTGACTGCCGACAACAGTGTCGACACCACCGCGCCCGCCGCAGGTGCTGCCACTGGCACCACCGCACGGCGCCGCCGCTCCGGCACCGGCCTCGAGGGCATGGTCCTGGCCGAGCTGCAGCAGGTCGCGTCCGGCCTCGGCATCAGGGGCACCGCGCGGATGCGCAAGAGCCAGCTGATCGAGGTCATCAAGGAGGCGCAGGCCGGGGGCTCCGCCGCCGGTTCCGCCGCGCCCGCCAAGTCCGGCGACGCCGCCGAGACCAAGCCGAAGCGCCGCGCCACCTCCAAGGCCCGCACGGGCGAGTCCGCCGCCGAGACCGCCGCGCCCAAGGCCGAGCAGGCCGAGCAGGGCGAGAGCGCCCAGCAGCAGATCGAGATCCCGGGCCAGCCGGCGGGCGAGGCCCCGGCCGGCGAGCGCCGCCGCCGGCGCGCCACCGCCCCCGCCGGTTCGCCGGAGGGCGAGGCCAAGGCCGAGACCGCGCAGGCCGTCAAGACCGAGGCCCGCGCCGAGGCCCGCGCCGAGGCCCGTACCGAGGCTCGTACCGAGACCAAGGCGGAGCCGCAGGCCGCGACCGACGCCAAGGCCGAGGCCGCCGCCGACGGCGCCGAGGGCCGGGGCCGCCGCGACCGCGGTGAGCGGGGCGAGCGCGGTGACCGCCGCGACCGCCGCGACCGTCAGCGCGACCGCAAGGGCGACGACCAGCAGGGCGGTGGCCAGGGCGGCCAGCGCCAGCGTCAGGGCGGCCAGGGCCAGGGCGGCCAGCAGGCCGGCCAGGGTCAGGGCCAGCAGGGCGGTCAGGCCGGCCCGCAGGACGACGACGACTTCGAGGGCGGCCGCCGGGGCCGTCGCGGCCGCTACCGCGACCGTCGTGGCCGTCGCGGCCGTGACGACTTCGCGACCGGCGAGCCGCAGGTCTCCGAGGACGACGTGCTGATCCCCGTCGCGGGCATCCTCGACATCCTCGACAACTACGCGTTCATCCGGACCTCCGGCTACCTGCCCGGCCCGAACGACGTGTACGTCTCCCTCGCCCAGGTCCGCAAGAGCGGCCTGCGCAAGGGCGACCACGTCACCGGTGCCGTGCGCCAGCCGAAGGAGGGCGAGCGCCGCGAGAAGTTCAACGCGCTCGTGCGCCTCGACTCGGTCAACGGCATGGCGCCGGAGTCCGGCCGCGGCCGCCCCGAGTTCAACAAGCTCACCCCGCTGTACCCGCAGGACCGCCTCCGTCTGGAGACCGACCCGGGCGTGCTGACCACGCGGATCATCGACCTCGTGTCGCCGATCGGCAAGGGCCAGCGCGGTCTGATCGTGGCCCCGCCGAAGACCGGCAAGACCATGATCATGCAGGCGATCGCCAACGCGATCACCCACAACAACCCCGAGTGCCACCTGATGGTCGTCCTCGTCGACGAGCGTCCGGAAGAGGTCACCGACATGCAGCGGTCGGTGAAGGGCGAGGTCATCTCCTCGACCTTCGACCGTCCCGCCGAGGACCACACCACCGTCGCCGAGCTGGCCATCGAGCGCGCCAAGCGCCTCGTGGAGCTGGGTCACGACGTGGTCGTCCTGCTCGACTCGATCACCCGCCTGGGCCGCGCGTACAACCTCGCGGCGCCCGCCTCCGGCCGCATCCTGTCCGGTGGTGTCGACTCGACCGCGCTCTACCCGCCGAAGCGCTTCTTCGGTGCCGCGCGCAACATCGAGGACGGCGGCTCGCTGACCATCCTGGCCACCGCGCTGGTCGACACCGGCTCGCGCATGGACGAGGTGATCTTCGAGGAGTTCAAGGGCACCGGCAACATGGAGCTCAAGCTCGACCGGAAGCTCGCCGACAAGCGCATCTTCCCGGCCGTCGACGTCGACGCCTCGGGCACGCGCAAGGAGGAGATCCTGCTCGGCAGCGAGGAGCTCTCCATCACCTGGAAGCTGCGCCGCGTGCTGCACGCGCTCGACCAGCAGCAGGCGATCGAGCTGCTGCTCGACAAGCTCAAGCAGACGAAGTCGAACGCCGAGTTCCTGCTGCAGATCCAGAAGACGACGCCCGGCGGCGGCAACGACTGA
- a CDS encoding LCP family protein, with protein MTEQNSNGRIGTRGRRRKPPARGRRAAVIAAWSAAVLVLAGGSGLGYVYFKLNGNLEGVDINAALGKDRPENVDNGSMDILVLGSDSRSGANGAYGKDEGGARSDTAMVVHVYEGHKKASVVSIPRDTLIDRPRCTAGDGSTAPAEHRAMFNTAYEVGGPACAVKTVEAMSGIRMDHYIEVDFTGFKKLIDKLGGVEITTTKAIKDAKSHLDLAPGTHTLDGEQSLGLVRTRKSVGDGSDLGRIQLQQAFMKAFIDQVKSVGVFSNPKTLFDLADTATKAITPDSELDSVNELMGFAKGLSGLGADDVHMITLPVEYDPRDPNRVVPLEAQGKQVWAALKADKPIPGSATRDAATGQAAGLVK; from the coding sequence ATGACCGAGCAGAACAGCAACGGCCGAATAGGCACCCGGGGCCGCCGCCGCAAGCCGCCCGCCAGGGGCCGCCGCGCCGCGGTGATCGCCGCGTGGAGCGCCGCCGTGCTGGTCCTCGCCGGCGGCTCCGGGCTCGGTTACGTGTACTTCAAGCTCAACGGCAACCTCGAAGGCGTCGACATCAACGCGGCGCTCGGCAAGGACCGGCCCGAGAACGTCGACAACGGCTCGATGGACATCCTCGTCCTCGGCTCCGACTCCCGCTCCGGTGCCAACGGCGCGTACGGCAAGGACGAGGGCGGCGCCCGCTCCGACACCGCGATGGTCGTGCACGTCTACGAGGGCCACAAGAAGGCCTCCGTGGTCTCCATCCCGCGCGACACCCTGATCGACCGCCCGCGGTGCACCGCCGGCGACGGCAGCACCGCCCCCGCCGAGCACCGTGCCATGTTCAACACGGCGTACGAGGTCGGCGGCCCGGCCTGCGCCGTGAAGACCGTCGAGGCCATGTCCGGCATCCGCATGGACCACTACATCGAGGTCGACTTCACCGGCTTCAAGAAGCTCATCGACAAGCTCGGCGGCGTCGAGATCACCACCACCAAGGCCATCAAGGACGCCAAGAGCCACCTCGACCTCGCACCGGGCACCCACACCCTCGACGGCGAGCAGTCCCTCGGCCTGGTCCGCACCCGCAAGAGCGTCGGCGACGGCAGCGACCTCGGCCGCATCCAGCTCCAGCAGGCCTTCATGAAGGCCTTCATCGACCAGGTGAAGAGCGTCGGCGTCTTCTCCAACCCCAAGACGCTCTTCGACCTCGCCGACACCGCCACCAAGGCCATCACGCCGGACTCCGAGCTCGACTCCGTCAACGAGCTGATGGGCTTCGCCAAGGGCCTGTCCGGGCTCGGCGCCGACGACGTGCACATGATCACGCTGCCGGTTGAGTACGACCCGCGCGACCCCAACCGCGTCGTGCCCCTGGAGGCCCAGGGCAAGCAGGTCTGGGCGGCGCTCAAGGCGGACAAGCCGATCCCCGGGTCGGCCACCAGGGACGCCGCCACCGGCCAGGCCGCCGGCCTGGTGAAATGA
- the rpmE gene encoding 50S ribosomal protein L31: MKREIHPEYVETQVSCTCGASFTTRSTLTEGTIRAEVCSECHPFYTGKQKILDTGGRVARFEARFGKAAGSAKK; this comes from the coding sequence TTGAAGCGCGAGATCCACCCCGAGTACGTCGAGACCCAGGTCAGCTGCACCTGTGGCGCGTCGTTCACCACCCGTAGCACCCTCACCGAGGGCACCATCCGTGCCGAGGTCTGCTCCGAGTGCCACCCGTTCTACACGGGCAAGCAGAAGATCCTCGACACCGGCGGCCGCGTCGCCCGCTTCGAGGCCCGCTTCGGCAAGGCTGCCGGCTCCGCCAAGAAGTAG
- the prfA gene encoding peptide chain release factor 1, whose translation MFEAVEELVGERADLEKQLADPSVHADQANARKLNKRYAELTPIVATYLSWKQTGDDIETARELMHEDPEFAAEVKELEKQREELTDKLRLLLVPRDPSDDKDVILEIKAGAGGDESALFAGDLLRMYLRYAERIGWKTEIIDSTESELGGYKDVQVAVKTKGGNGATEPGQGVWARLKYEGGVHRVQRVPATESAGRIHTSAAGVLVTPEAEEVDVEIHANDLRIDVYRSSGPGGQSVNTTDSAVRITHLPTGIVASCQNEKSQLQNKEQAMRILRSRLLAAAQEKAEAEAADARRSQVRTVDRSEKIRTYNFPENRISDHRVGFKAYNLDQVLDGELDPVIQACVDADSAAKLANA comes from the coding sequence ATGTTCGAGGCGGTCGAGGAACTGGTCGGCGAACGAGCCGACCTCGAGAAGCAGCTCGCCGATCCTTCGGTCCACGCCGACCAGGCCAACGCGCGCAAGCTGAACAAGCGGTACGCCGAGCTGACCCCGATCGTCGCCACCTATCTCTCCTGGAAGCAGACCGGTGACGACATCGAGACGGCCCGCGAGCTGATGCACGAGGACCCCGAGTTCGCCGCCGAGGTCAAGGAGCTGGAGAAGCAGCGCGAGGAGCTCACCGACAAGCTCCGTCTGCTGCTCGTTCCGCGCGACCCCAGCGACGACAAGGACGTCATCCTGGAGATCAAGGCCGGCGCGGGCGGCGACGAGTCCGCCCTGTTCGCCGGCGACCTGCTCCGGATGTACCTCCGCTACGCCGAGCGGATCGGCTGGAAGACCGAGATCATCGACTCCACCGAGTCCGAGCTCGGCGGCTACAAGGACGTCCAGGTCGCCGTGAAGACCAAGGGCGGCAACGGCGCGACCGAGCCCGGCCAGGGCGTCTGGGCCCGGCTGAAGTACGAGGGCGGGGTGCACCGCGTGCAGCGCGTGCCCGCCACCGAGTCGGCCGGCCGCATCCACACCTCCGCCGCCGGCGTGCTCGTCACCCCGGAGGCCGAGGAGGTCGACGTGGAGATCCACGCCAACGACCTGCGCATCGACGTCTACCGCTCGTCCGGCCCCGGCGGCCAGTCGGTCAACACCACCGACTCCGCGGTCCGCATCACGCACCTGCCGACCGGCATCGTCGCCTCCTGCCAGAACGAGAAGAGCCAGCTCCAGAACAAGGAGCAGGCCATGCGCATCCTCCGCTCCCGGCTGCTCGCCGCCGCGCAGGAGAAGGCCGAGGCCGAGGCCGCCGACGCCCGCCGCAGCCAGGTCCGCACCGTCGACCGCTCCGAGAAGATCCGTACGTACAACTTCCCGGAGAACCGCATCTCGGACCACCGCGTCGGCTTCAAGGCGTACAACCTGGACCAGGTGCTCGACGGCGAACTCGACCCCGTCATCCAGGCCTGCGTGGACGCGGACTCGGCGGCGAAGCTCGCCAACGCGTAA
- the prmC gene encoding peptide chain release factor N(5)-glutamine methyltransferase, whose amino-acid sequence MNLLLAEVAQATQRLADAGVPSPRFDAEELAAFVHGVKRGELHNVKDADFDARYWEAIARREAREPLQHITGRAFFRYLELQVGPGVFVPRPETESVVGWAIDAVRAMDVVEPLIVDLCTGSGAIALALAQEVPRSRVHGVELSEDALVWTRKNVDGSRVVLHEGDALTALPELNGQVDLVISNPPYIPLTEWEYVAPEARDHDPEMALFSGEDGLDTIRGIERTAHRLLRPGGLVVIEHADTQGGQVPWIFNEEAGWVDAADHPDLNNRPRFATARKATP is encoded by the coding sequence GTGAACCTGCTGCTTGCCGAGGTGGCCCAGGCCACCCAGCGGCTGGCCGACGCCGGCGTTCCCTCACCGCGTTTCGACGCCGAGGAGCTCGCCGCGTTCGTGCACGGCGTCAAGCGGGGGGAGCTGCACAACGTCAAGGACGCGGACTTCGACGCCCGCTACTGGGAGGCCATCGCCCGCCGCGAGGCGCGCGAGCCGCTCCAGCACATCACCGGCCGCGCGTTCTTCCGCTACCTGGAGCTCCAGGTCGGCCCCGGCGTCTTCGTGCCGCGCCCCGAGACCGAGTCCGTGGTCGGCTGGGCCATAGACGCGGTGCGGGCGATGGACGTCGTCGAACCGCTGATCGTCGACCTGTGCACCGGCTCCGGCGCGATCGCGCTCGCGCTGGCCCAGGAGGTGCCGCGCTCGCGCGTGCACGGCGTGGAGCTGTCCGAGGACGCGCTGGTGTGGACCCGCAAGAACGTCGACGGCTCCCGTGTGGTGCTGCACGAGGGCGACGCGCTGACCGCGCTGCCGGAGCTCAACGGGCAGGTCGACCTGGTCATCTCCAACCCGCCGTACATCCCGCTCACCGAGTGGGAGTACGTGGCCCCCGAGGCCCGCGACCACGACCCGGAGATGGCCCTCTTCTCCGGCGAGGACGGCCTCGACACCATCCGCGGCATCGAGCGCACCGCGCACCGGCTGCTGCGGCCCGGCGGCCTGGTGGTCATCGAGCACGCGGACACCCAGGGCGGCCAGGTGCCGTGGATCTTCAACGAGGAGGCCGGCTGGGTGGACGCCGCCGACCACCCCGACCTGAACAACCGGCCGCGTTTCGCGACCGCCCGCAAGGCGACCCCATGA
- a CDS encoding L-threonylcarbamoyladenylate synthase — protein sequence MARRYDCNEATDRATGLREAASAVRRGELVVLPTDTVYGIGADAFGSEAVADLLAAKGRGRNMPTPVLIGSPNTLHGLVTDFSEMAWELVDAFWPGALTLVAKHQPSLQWDLGDTRGTVAIRMPLHPVAIELLTEVGPMAVSSANLTGHPAPEDCDAAQGMLGDSVSVYLDGGPTPGNVPSSIVDVTGKVPVLLREGALTAEELRKVVPDLEVAN from the coding sequence ATGGCTCGGCGATACGACTGCAACGAGGCGACGGACCGGGCGACGGGTCTGCGTGAGGCCGCGTCCGCCGTGCGCCGCGGCGAGCTGGTCGTCCTCCCCACCGACACGGTGTACGGGATCGGGGCGGACGCCTTCGGCTCGGAGGCCGTCGCGGACCTCCTCGCCGCCAAGGGCCGGGGCCGCAACATGCCCACGCCCGTGCTCATCGGCTCCCCGAACACCCTGCACGGCCTGGTCACGGACTTCTCCGAGATGGCGTGGGAGCTCGTCGACGCGTTCTGGCCGGGCGCGCTGACCCTGGTCGCCAAGCACCAGCCGTCGCTGCAGTGGGACCTCGGCGACACCCGGGGCACCGTCGCGATCCGGATGCCGCTGCACCCGGTCGCGATCGAGCTGCTCACGGAGGTCGGCCCGATGGCGGTCTCCTCGGCGAACCTCACCGGGCACCCGGCGCCGGAGGACTGCGACGCGGCGCAGGGCATGCTCGGCGACTCCGTCTCCGTGTACCTCGACGGCGGTCCGACCCCCGGCAACGTGCCGTCGTCCATCGTGGACGTCACGGGCAAGGTGCCGGTGCTGCTGCGCGAGGGCGCGCTCACGGCGGAGGAGCTCCGGAAGGTGGTACCCGACCTCGAGGTGGCGAATTGA